In a genomic window of Papilio machaon chromosome 4, ilPapMach1.1, whole genome shotgun sequence:
- the LOC106710843 gene encoding uncharacterized protein LOC106710843, with translation MRTAWRTLAYVMIVALLPQVSLYNIKTDVNFTPYLVNKEYVRHIHSMVNAYSNRGDGAGRLVIETNALIDTKYRTWKRNADLINSLLALPKGMNEAGR, from the exons ATGAGAACAGCATGGCGCACGTTGGCTTATGTTATGATAGTTGCTCTTCTTCCACAAGTGTCGCTATACAACATCAAGACTGACGTAAACTTTACACCTTACCTCGTCAACAAAGAG TACGTGCGTCACATACATTCGATGGTGAACGCGTACAGTAACAGAGGCGATGGTGCGGGCCGGCTGGTGATCGAGACGAACGCGCTCATCGACACAAAGTACCGCACCTGGAAACGCAACGCGGACCTCATCAACTCGCTACTCGCGCTACCGAAGGGCATGAACGAAGCCGGACGCTAA